The Acidimicrobiales bacterium DNA segment ACATGGCAGCAGTAATCGTCCTCGTAGTCATCACCTTCGTCCTGTTCGTGTTCGCCGCGGCAGGCATCAAGATCGTCCGGCCGTTCCAGAAGGGCATCGTCGAACAGCTAGGCCGCTACAAGGCAACCGTCGGACCCGGACTGAAGCTGATCATCCCTGTCATCCAGTCGCTGACCCGCGTCGACATGCGGGAACAGGTCGTCGACGTGCCACCGCAGGAGGTCATCACCAAGGACAACGTGACGGTGACCGTCGACGCCGTCATCTACTACGAACCCACCGACCCCCAGCGGCTCATCTACAACGTGGCCAACTTCCTCATGGCCATCACGAAGTTGGCACAGACGAACCTCCGCAACGTGATCGGCGATATGACCCTGGACAGCGCCCTCACCTCACGGGACAACGTCAACGTCACCATGCGCCAGGTGCTAGACGACGCCACCGACAAGTGGGGCGTCCGGGTGGTCCGCGTCGAGATCCAGCGGATCGACCCGCCGGCCGACGTCATGCACGCCATGCACGAGCAGATGAAGGCCGAGCGGACCCGGCGGGCCGTCGTGCTCGAGGCCGAGGGCGTCAAGGAGGCGGCCATCACCC contains these protein-coding regions:
- a CDS encoding SPFH/Band 7/PHB domain protein, with translation MAAVIVLVVITFVLFVFAAAGIKIVRPFQKGIVEQLGRYKATVGPGLKLIIPVIQSLTRVDMREQVVDVPPQEVITKDNVTVTVDAVIYYEPTDPQRLIYNVANFLMAITKLAQTNLRNVIGDMTLDSALTSRDNVNVTMRQVLDDATDKWGVRVVRVEIQRIDPPADVMHAMHEQMKAERTRRAVVLEAEGVKEAAITRAEGDRQSVILSAEAIRQQAILEAEGEAEAIRAVADAERYRQLTVAEGEAEAVRSVYGAIHDGNPTPDLLAIKYLEALGTVADGRATKIFLPADLSATLGSLGAIAELFTGEVPDPGQGPPEVAPAPDDGEAPAD